One window of Alosa sapidissima isolate fAloSap1 chromosome 21, fAloSap1.pri, whole genome shotgun sequence genomic DNA carries:
- the LOC121696207 gene encoding ATPase inhibitor B, mitochondrial-like → MARLLRSSLRGYLTTQIRMSSDQLGELGKGAGKGGGAGGSIREAGGAFGKKQAAEEERYFRQKEKEQMAALRRHHEEEIDHHKKEVERLQREIDRHKGKIRKLKHDD, encoded by the exons ATGGCGCGTCTATTGCGATCCAGTTTGAGAGGATATCTCACCACTCAGATTAGAATGTCGTCTGATCAG CTGGGGGAGCTGGGGAAGGGGGCAGGCAAGGGTGGGGGTGCAGGAGGCTCCATCAGGGAAGCAGGAGGGGCCTTCGGGAAGAAGCAGGCTGCAGAGGAGGAGCGCTATTTCAG GCAAAAGGAGAAGGAGCAAATGGCTGCCCTGCGACGCCACCACGAGGAGGAGATCGACCACCACAAGAAAGAGGTTGAGCGGCTTCAGCGCGAGATCGACCGCCACAAGGGCAAGATCAGGAAACTCAAGCACGACGACTAG